Below is a genomic region from Flavobacterium ginsengisoli.
AATTTTTTTTTCATTATCTAAAGATATATCGTCCAACCATGCTGAAATTAAGAAAGTTTCATTCTCTTCCAGTGTAGTTTTAATTATAGAAATATCATCTTGAATAATTCTAATAGCTTTAGTTTTATTGTCGTTTATGAAAGTGAAAATTGGATTTGCATCATAAATTTTCTTACCCCTTGCGTCAGAATTTTTAAATATTTCTGATTCTTTAGTTAATTTTATTTTAAGTCTTGATTGTAATTTTCTTTTCCAGTAACCTTGATTAAGATTGTAGATTCTTTTATCTTCCGAATATTTATCAAATAATATCTTTTGAGCCATAATTTATCAATATTTATGGGTTATCAACAAATGCAACCCCTGCATTTACTTCTATATCAACTCTTATTTTTCTATTTCTAAAATCATCATAATAAGATTTTTTCATTTGTGCAGAAACTCCACAACTTGGTGTTGTCAAAATACGATTTTTACACTGCTGTAAAGCATTTCTCCTTAAAGCTAATTCAGGATTTGTTAATTGATTCTCTAAATCATCAACACTCATTATTCCCATCTGTTTATGATGGTCTGTGTTTAAAGACCAGGCTTCTGATTTTTCTGTTCCACCTCCTTGTGCTTGTATTCTTCCTCTATTCATTTTATTTGATATCTGTTAAAATTGCATTTAACTTATTTACGAATGAAAGATTAAATCTAATTTTCGTTGACTTTATCCCATCACTGTAATTTGGTAAATGCTAATATAGAAATATAATACTACAAAACTTAAAAAGTTCTTTTTATTTATATTTCTATTTTTTTGTTCACTATTGTTCATTAATAAAACCGTGAACATCGTGAACATAAGCACTTTATTTTTTTAGATATTTGTTCACAGCTCCTAGAGAAATACATAATTCTATCGCAATTTCTCTTTGTGTTTTACCATTACTACTTAGCTCCTTAACCTTCTCAATTAGTCCATCTTTATCAGTTTTCTTGAACTCTTTTAGATGAATTCTTTCTTCTGCATAATTTATAAACTCAAATTCCAGAAAATTTTCAGGCTTTGAAATTTGGCAAACGCAGACATTTTCTGAATCATAAATTTGTTCTGTATTTCGCTGTTTTAATTGTTTCAAATATCTCAAACTTGAATCTGAAGAACTCTGTCCAATTGCAAATGCGCTGTCACAAAAATTACTCAACATTTTACTTCCAGCAATGTCATTAATACTTAAAGGTTTTGACAAATCTCTTTTAGGTGTATGTCCAAGAACCAGTATTGATAGTTCATGTTTGCTTTTTAGCGCCTTCAATTGTTTCATTAACGGCAATGCATCCTTAGCCGACTCATTTCCATTTTTAAGAAAAGTAATGTTATCAATAATAATTATTTTTGCATTCGTCGAAATAATTGAACGTTCTAAAGAATCACAGAGATAATCTTCAAAATCTTGACCATCTGGCACCTCAGCATCACTGTTAATTTCTATTCTTATAAAATTGTCATCAAAATCATAATGTTCACTATAGTCTTTGGAATATCTATTTTCAAATTGCTTTATTGAGAGTTCGAAATCAAAATATAAAATAGGCTGTTTTGGTGAATCTAATTTAAAAGGAACTATGGCTTCATTTTTACTTATACTATTTCCAATCTGAACAGCTAGAATAGATTTACCTAAATTCGTATCTGCAAAAAGAATACATAATTCACCCTCAAACCAAAACTCCCCAAAAAGCATTTTCGGTACTGGTTTGTTCTTGGCTTCTTCCATCCACTTAGTTGCGCTTTTAATGGTGAATAAACCAATATTTTCATTTTGCATTAATACCTCTTCTTTCACAGCAATATCAATTGAATTAGCACACATTTCCACTTCGTTATACATATTTACCATTGCTTATGAATTAATAGGTTTAACAGCTTCTAATACCTCATGACGCTTATAGTAAACACGATTACCTATACCATAACTTTTTAATTTTCCACTTTTAGTATGTTTCCATAAACTTGTCTTATTAAAAGAAAGAAGTTCACATACCTCATCTCTTGTTAATAATTCATTTTGAGCATTCGATTTTTCTGGAGCTTTTTCAAACATTAATGCTTTCAATGCTTCTGCTAGTTGTTCTATTGTAATACCGTTTAATAAGATTTGATTATTCATTTTTATCATGTTTAAGATTATGATGCAAATGAAGATTAGGGTATTTTTAGGGATTCCCTAATTCGTACAACTCAATCAAAAAAACAAATAACTAACTGACTTTCAAACAATAAAAAAAGCCACTTTAAATCAAAGTAGCTTTCTTTTTATATTTTAAATAAAAGATTATTTATTCGAAGATGGTTGCAATTCGAAATTAAATAACTCTTGTAATGGCACATCTAAAGTACGAGCTATTTTAAATATGGTACTGATAGTAGGATTTATTCTAACAGTCTCAATTCTAGCAATTTGAGATAATGTCAATTCGGAACGATAGGCAAGTTCTTCTTGTGAAATACCTTTTTCTGAGCGTATTTCTTTAAGTCGCCTTGCTAGCAACTCTAAACCTTCTTGGTCGAAGATTAGTTTTCTGATTTTAGTTTCATCTTTTTTCACTTCATCAAAATGAAGATATAAACATCAAAATCATTATAGCACTTGTGCTATAATTTATATATTTGTAAAAAATAACACCGAAAAATCTTAAAACCAAATCACAACAAATGAAAAAAAAGGATTCAATTTTTATCTTCTCATTTTTTATTGTATTGCTTTTTTCAGCTTGCAAAAACATGGAAAATCATTACGACAACGACTTGATAAGGGCTAAACTAAAAGGAAAAGTAAAATCCATCTCAACCAGAGACAGTAATGGATACTTTTATAGTAACATAACCTATAATCTTAATGGATATGAAATTGAGACAGATATCAAAGAATCTGATTTTCCAAAACAATCTCGATATAAGCGAGATGAAAAAAATAATATTATTGAAAAAGAAGAAACAGGCAGTAGTGAGGGGAATTCATACAAAACCCTAACCGTGTACAAACTTGACCTTAAAAATAATGTGATAGAAACAAAGGAATATAATCTAAACGGCGGATTAGAATATGCTATTTCCTATAAATACGATGATAAAAACAACCTTCTAGAAGAAAATATG
It encodes:
- a CDS encoding helix-turn-helix transcriptional regulator, yielding MKKDETKIRKLIFDQEGLELLARRLKEIRSEKGISQEELAYRSELTLSQIARIETVRINPTISTIFKIARTLDVPLQELFNFELQPSSNK
- a CDS encoding helix-turn-helix domain-containing protein → MNNQILLNGITIEQLAEALKALMFEKAPEKSNAQNELLTRDEVCELLSFNKTSLWKHTKSGKLKSYGIGNRVYYKRHEVLEAVKPINS
- a CDS encoding AAA family ATPase: MYNEVEMCANSIDIAVKEEVLMQNENIGLFTIKSATKWMEEAKNKPVPKMLFGEFWFEGELCILFADTNLGKSILAVQIGNSISKNEAIVPFKLDSPKQPILYFDFELSIKQFENRYSKDYSEHYDFDDNFIRIEINSDAEVPDGQDFEDYLCDSLERSIISTNAKIIIIDNITFLKNGNESAKDALPLMKQLKALKSKHELSILVLGHTPKRDLSKPLSINDIAGSKMLSNFCDSAFAIGQSSSDSSLRYLKQLKQRNTEQIYDSENVCVCQISKPENFLEFEFINYAEERIHLKEFKKTDKDGLIEKVKELSSNGKTQREIAIELCISLGAVNKYLKK